The following are from one region of the Capsicum annuum cultivar UCD-10X-F1 chromosome 1, UCD10Xv1.1, whole genome shotgun sequence genome:
- the LOC107873645 gene encoding anther-specific proline-rich protein APG isoform X2, with amino-acid sequence MAIMKMLMMLVVAAILFCSHHQVTKAQDIALVTTNDESDSLSSSPFDILCQYWPWPYPWPRPCPPPRPRPRPRPCAPPPPPPCSPPPRSPPPPPPPRSPPPRPAMSCSSSDKQKVQKCFNETVSIDECCPTFQNILGKSCPCYQYAEDLDNQVLITAEAYCDFSTPCKGVPPPPPKSPPPRPTAACSASDKLKVQKCFNETVSIDACCPTFQSILGKSCLCYQYAEELDNQVLITAEAYCDFGSPCKGVQVIKLSKDE; translated from the exons ATGGCAATTATGAAGATGCTCATGATGTTAGTGGTGGCTGCAATATTATTTTGCAGCCATCACCAGGTGACAAAGGCGCAAGATATCGCCTTGGTCACGACCAACGATGAAAGCGATTCATTGAGCTCCTCCCCATTTGATATTCTATGTCAGTATTGGCCGTGGCCGTATCCGTGGCCAAGACCATGCCCTCCTCCAAGGCCGCGACCACGACCACGACCATGTGCACCACCACCTCCACCACCATGCTCTCCACCACCGAgatcaccaccaccacctccaccaCCACGGTCACCTCCTCCCCGCCCGGCAATGTCCTGCTCGTCTAGTGACAAACAAAAGGTGCAGAAATGCTTTAACGAAACAGTTTCAATTGACGAATGTTGTCCAACATTTCAGAACATACTTGGTAAGAGTTGCCCTTGTTATCAGTATGCTGAGGATTTAGACAATCAAGTTTTGATCACTGCCGAAGCTTATTGTGATTTCAGTACCCCGTGCAAGGGAGTTCCA CCTCCTCCCCCGAAATCACCTCCTCCTCGCCCAACAGCGGCCTGCTCAGCTAGTGACAAACTAAAGGTGCAAAAATGCTTTAACGAAACAGTTTCAATTGATGCATGTTGTCCAACATTCCAGAGCATACTCGGTAAGAGTTGCCTTTGCTATCAGTATGCTGAGGAATTGGACAATCAAGTCTTGATCACAGCTGAAGCTTATTGTGATTTTGGTAGCCCTTGCAAGGGTGTGCAA GTGATTAAGCTATCCAAGGATGAATAA
- the LOC107873645 gene encoding anther-specific proline-rich protein APG isoform X1 has product MAIMKMLMMLVVAAILFCSHHQVTKAQDIALVTTNDESDSLSSSPFDILCQYWPWPYPWPRPCPPPRPRPRPRPCAPPPPPPCSPPPRSPPPPPPPRSPPPRPAMSCSSSDKQKVQKCFNETVSIDECCPTFQNILGKSCPCYQYAEDLDNQVLITAEAYCDFSTPCKGVPPPPPKSPPPRPTAACSASDKLKVQKCFNETVSIDACCPTFQSILGKSCLCYQYAEELDNQVLITAEAYCDFGSPCKGVQVIKLSKDDE; this is encoded by the exons ATGGCAATTATGAAGATGCTCATGATGTTAGTGGTGGCTGCAATATTATTTTGCAGCCATCACCAGGTGACAAAGGCGCAAGATATCGCCTTGGTCACGACCAACGATGAAAGCGATTCATTGAGCTCCTCCCCATTTGATATTCTATGTCAGTATTGGCCGTGGCCGTATCCGTGGCCAAGACCATGCCCTCCTCCAAGGCCGCGACCACGACCACGACCATGTGCACCACCACCTCCACCACCATGCTCTCCACCACCGAgatcaccaccaccacctccaccaCCACGGTCACCTCCTCCCCGCCCGGCAATGTCCTGCTCGTCTAGTGACAAACAAAAGGTGCAGAAATGCTTTAACGAAACAGTTTCAATTGACGAATGTTGTCCAACATTTCAGAACATACTTGGTAAGAGTTGCCCTTGTTATCAGTATGCTGAGGATTTAGACAATCAAGTTTTGATCACTGCCGAAGCTTATTGTGATTTCAGTACCCCGTGCAAGGGAGTTCCA CCTCCTCCCCCGAAATCACCTCCTCCTCGCCCAACAGCGGCCTGCTCAGCTAGTGACAAACTAAAGGTGCAAAAATGCTTTAACGAAACAGTTTCAATTGATGCATGTTGTCCAACATTCCAGAGCATACTCGGTAAGAGTTGCCTTTGCTATCAGTATGCTGAGGAATTGGACAATCAAGTCTTGATCACAGCTGAAGCTTATTGTGATTTTGGTAGCCCTTGCAAGGGTGTGCAA gTGATTAAGCTATCCAAGGATGATGAGTGA
- the LOC107873645 gene encoding unconventional myosin-XVI isoform X3 encodes MENMKMFIMFVVAGILFCSHQQAVVAREVEAAANRNELQIFPWDIPCYLPWPFPWPRPYPCPPPRPRPCPPPPRPRSPPPPPPSPSPPPPAPTTSCSASDKEKVKTCMFNTTSIDACCPTFKSILGTSCPCYKYAEDLDNQVLITLEAYCDVDSPCKMSPPPPSCSASDKEKVKTCMFNTTSIDACCPTFQSILGTSCPCYKYAEDLDNQVLTTLESYCDINSPCKGVQVIKLSKDDE; translated from the exons ATGGAAAATATGAAGATGTTCATAATGTTTGTGGTGGCTGGAATTTTGTTTTGCAGCCACCAACAAGCGGTCGTGGCAAGAGAAGTTGAGGCTGCGGCTAATAGGAACGAGTTACAAATATTCCCATGGGATATCCCATGTTATTTGCCGTGGCCATTCCCCTGGCCAAGGCCATATCCATGCCCTCCTCCACGGCCACGACCATGTCCACCACCTCCACGACCACGCTCTCCCCCACCTCCACCACCGTCCCCATCCCCGCCTCCTCCTGCCCCGACAACGAGCTGCTCGGCTAGTGACAAAGAAAAGGTGAAGACGTGCATGTTCAACACAACTTCAATTGATGCATGTTGTCCGACATTCAAGAGCATACTTGGCACTAGTTGCCCTTGCTATAAGTATGCTGAGGATTTGGACAATCAAGTCTTGATCACTCTTGAAGCTTATTGTGATGTCGATAGCCCTTGCAAGATG AGCCCACCTCCTCCAAGCTGCTCAGCTAGTGACAAAGAAAAGGTGAAGACGTGCATGTTCAATACAACTTCGATTGATGCATGTTGTCCAACATTTCAGAGCATACTTGGCACTAGTTGTCCTTGCTATAAGTATGCTGAGGATTTAGACAATCAAGTCTTGACCACTCTCGAATCTTATTGTGACATTAATAGCCCTTGCAAGGGTGTGCAA gTGATTAAGCTATCCAAGGATGATGAGTGA